The genomic stretch ATCCGCTCCGCTACTCCTGCCCCTTTGCGACGGACTGCTCCTCCGGAACGACCCCGATCGACAGGATCGCAAGGCGCTCGCGCTGGAAGTGCTCGACCACGACTTCCACCCTGCGCTGTTCCGTGACTTGCAGCACACCCGTTGAACGCCGCGGACCCCAGTGTCGTTCCCAACTGTTCACCACCAGCTCGCCGTCCACCCGAATGCGCACCGGCTCGTCGCTGACGGCCTCGAAACGCCAGGCACCGGGCTCAAGCGTCAGCCGGGTCTGCGCCACGAGGGCATAGCGATGCGCCGCACGCCGTTGCCGCAGGTTCAGATCGGGGTTGTCCGTGACCGACGGCAGCACCCGCACGAACTCCAGCGGCGATACCGCGCTGCGGTGCACCGTGAAGCCCTCGGCGACGTCGCGCCAATTCGCATCGGTCTCGCTGTCCGCCGCGGAAGCCAACACCTCCACCTGCCACGTCGTCGCCAAGAGCGTCGCCCGCTGCTCGATGCGCAGGTCGCCTGCCGCTACGCGCAGCGTGTAAGGAAACACACCATCCGTTGCGGACTCCACGCGCACCATGGTCCCCGCGGGCGCTATGCCGTCTGCGGACAATCCGCTCTCCCGCGTCACCTTCAGGTTCTCCGGGCTGACCGTCACACGCGCGTCGGCGGGGATGTTGTGCAATACATACAAGTGCGCCCGGCCGCGATCTTCGGCCAGCCGCACCAGCGGTGAGACGTGGTCCCACGGCCCCCACGCGGTCATGATGATGTTCTGTCGCCCGCGCAGCTCCGGCCGCGCACCCACCGGACGGGTCGTGCCGAAGACCGGGTAATCCGGGACCTCGAACGACGGTGGGGCCGCCTCGGCATCCTCTCGCACGCGCGTCTCAGGCGTCGCCTGCAAGCGCTCTCCAATTTCTACCAGCTTGTTCGCACCGAGCGTCACCTCGCCGTCACCGCGCAGGTCGAACACCAGCCGGTCACGCTCGAAGGTGTTGCCCGCGATGAGGTTGCCGTCTGAGCCGGTGAGATTCGCCGTGATCCACGGCCCGGACATGGGACGCCCGCGCCGCACCCACCAGAGATGGACACCGCAGTAGTTGTCGCGAAACACGTTGCCGATGATCCGGTTGCCGCGACCGAACTCGATGTTCACACCGCCGCGCTCCAGCCCGTAACCCATGTCACCGTTCCGCTCGAAAGTATTTCCGGCGATCAACGTATCCTGCGAGTAGCCGCCCCATACGCCGCAGATGGCGTTCTCGACAATGCGGTTGTTCAAGAAGCGATTCCCGAACGAGAACGTCAGTTCAATCCCGTGCGCCGGGGCATACGAGAAGTCATTCGCGATCAGCAGATTGTCATTGTTGCCGCGCCGCTTGTAATCGAAGTCCGTGCTCGGCGGATCGACCTGCCCCATCGCTTCCCGCCCGGCGAAGCCGAAGTAGCCGTCGCCCCCGTGTGTGACCGAGTTCTCCGCAATGATGTTGTCGCTGTTCTGTTCGAACGCCAGGATCCCCGCCGAATCCTGCCCGCGGTTGTACACCCCGTGGCTGTACCCCCGCACGCAGAAATCGATCGCATTCCGCGAGATGACGTTGCGGTTCGACCGCCACAAGGCGAGCCCCCACCCCGAGTTGAATGAGAAGTCATTGTCGTAGATCCGGGCGCCATTCACCCGGTCCAGACAGAGAGCGTTCTGGCTGTGCCAGACGCGGCACCGGCGGACGATCACCTCATCCGAGTCCTCGATGTAAAGGGCGGAGGCATACCGAGTCAGCCAGGTGTTGTCGTCGTTGTCGTGTGGCCGCAGCCAGTCCTGCCCGGCCTCCATCAGCCGTTCCGAAAACAGTCGCGCTCGGCGACTATCGGAGGCGTCGATGTCTTCCAGGACCAACCCCGGGGCGGCAGTCGCCCAGATGGCCGCCCGGAATCCGCTCAGTCGCGCCCCGCGAATCGTTACATTCCGCTGGTCGACGATCCGGATACCAAAGCCCTCGTAGGCATCCGGATCGGCGTCGTGCGCGGCGCCGCGCAGGTGGGCGCCGGGAGCAAACTCGATCACAATGTCAGACGCGACAATATGCAGGACACCGTCGCCGTTTGCATCCTGCAGCACGACTCCCGCAGGGATCTCGATGCGGCAGGATTGATCGATCCGCGTGTCATCCGCGCGCAGGGTGATTGTGGGCAGGTCCGTTACGGTCGCCGTTGTCGCGGCCCAGAGCAGTACAGTGATCTTCAGCATACGACACCATCCAGTGGGTTGTGCTCCCCGCATCAGATGCCACTCTGGGCAGTATACTGAAGCGGTTCAAATTGTGCGGGCTCCCGGACGATTTCGGGCTCGCTTTTTTCTCCCCGGCCGGAGCACGTGTTGAATCCCCGCAGGCCATCCGTTTCCGGTTGGGGGTTTGTCGCCTTCCCGCTGGCAATCCTGTTTCTCTTTACCGCGTTGCCCACGGTGGCCGGTCTGGCACTCAGCGCCTTTGAATGGAGTGGTGGCACGCCGCCACGGTTTGTCGGGCTGAGCAATTTCATCGCCGCCAGCCGTGATCCGACGTTGCACCTCGCCCTGCGGAATACGCTGATCTTCTCCGCCCTGTCCGTGCCTCTGACCGTCATTCTCGCGTTTCCCCTCGCCGCGGCCCTCCATGCCGAATGGTTCGTGGGCCGGACGTTGATGCGTACCCTCTATTTCCTGCCGATGGTGATCTCGATCGTGGCGATCGGACTGATCTGGCGGTGGGTGCTGGAACCGTCGGATGCCGGCTTGCTGAACCACGCCGTCGAACCGCTGCTGCCGCCACTGGAACGGCTGCTGAATATCCCGCATGCGCTCGGCTGGCCCTGCGAACGCATCACACTGACCCTGCCCAACTGGCTGGGCAACAGTCCCTGGGGGCTGACCACGATCATCGCGGTTTCCGTGTGGCGCGGTCTGGGCTTCTCGGTGGTGCTGTACCTGGCCGCCATCGGTAACGTCCCGCGGGCACTCTATGACGCCGCCGCCGTCGACGGTGCCGGCCCGTGGCAGACGCTGTGGCGCATCACCTGGCCAACGGTGCGTCCGATGACTGTGTTCCTGCTGATCACCGGCATGATCGGCGCGCTGCAGGTTTTCGACGTCGTCTACGTCATGATCGGACGCACCCAGCAGAACTGGACGGATGTTCTCAACCTGTACCTCTACCGCGAATTCACCCAAGGCCGGATGGGCTATGCTGCCACGATCGGCGCCGTGATCCTGGCGCTGACCGCCGTCATCACGGTGCTCGAATTGTGGTGGCTCCGCGAGCGGCGCGAACGCCGGGGGGGGCGGGCATGACACGGCCACGCCAACCCGCCCGTCTCACCCGGCTGCTGGTGCATGTGCTGGTGTACACCGGGGCCGCGACGATGGTGCTGCCGTTCGCGTGGATGGTCTCCACATCGTTGAAGACGCGTACGCAGGCCATCGCCGAGACCCCGCGCTGGCTGCCGCCGGGAGCCCCCGGCTCGTGGCAGTGGGGCAACTACGTGGATGCGTGGCAGGCCGCGCGCCTCGACCGCTACTACCTCAACAGCGTGCTGGTGGCCGTCGTGGTCACGGTGGTCTCAGTGCTCCACAACGCGCTGGCGGGGTTCGCGTTCGCCAAGCTGCGCTTTGCCGGCCGGCGGATTCTCTTCGGACTGACGCTCGCCACGCTGATGCTGCCGTACCAGGTGTATTTCATCTTCGTCTACATCCTCTG from Phycisphaerales bacterium encodes the following:
- a CDS encoding right-handed parallel beta-helix repeat-containing protein produces the protein MLKITVLLWAATTATVTDLPTITLRADDTRIDQSCRIEIPAGVVLQDANGDGVLHIVASDIVIEFAPGAHLRGAAHDADPDAYEGFGIRIVDQRNVTIRGARLSGFRAAIWATAAPGLVLEDIDASDSRRARLFSERLMEAGQDWLRPHDNDDNTWLTRYASALYIEDSDEVIVRRCRVWHSQNALCLDRVNGARIYDNDFSFNSGWGLALWRSNRNVISRNAIDFCVRGYSHGVYNRGQDSAGILAFEQNSDNIIAENSVTHGGDGYFGFAGREAMGQVDPPSTDFDYKRRGNNDNLLIANDFSYAPAHGIELTFSFGNRFLNNRIVENAICGVWGGYSQDTLIAGNTFERNGDMGYGLERGGVNIEFGRGNRIIGNVFRDNYCGVHLWWVRRGRPMSGPWITANLTGSDGNLIAGNTFERDRLVFDLRGDGEVTLGANKLVEIGERLQATPETRVREDAEAAPPSFEVPDYPVFGTTRPVGARPELRGRQNIIMTAWGPWDHVSPLVRLAEDRGRAHLYVLHNIPADARVTVSPENLKVTRESGLSADGIAPAGTMVRVESATDGVFPYTLRVAAGDLRIEQRATLLATTWQVEVLASAADSETDANWRDVAEGFTVHRSAVSPLEFVRVLPSVTDNPDLNLRQRRAAHRYALVAQTRLTLEPGAWRFEAVSDEPVRIRVDGELVVNSWERHWGPRRSTGVLQVTEQRRVEVVVEHFQRERLAILSIGVVPEEQSVAKGQE
- a CDS encoding sugar ABC transporter permease, which codes for MNPRRPSVSGWGFVAFPLAILFLFTALPTVAGLALSAFEWSGGTPPRFVGLSNFIAASRDPTLHLALRNTLIFSALSVPLTVILAFPLAAALHAEWFVGRTLMRTLYFLPMVISIVAIGLIWRWVLEPSDAGLLNHAVEPLLPPLERLLNIPHALGWPCERITLTLPNWLGNSPWGLTTIIAVSVWRGLGFSVVLYLAAIGNVPRALYDAAAVDGAGPWQTLWRITWPTVRPMTVFLLITGMIGALQVFDVVYVMIGRTQQNWTDVLNLYLYREFTQGRMGYAATIGAVILALTAVITVLELWWLRERRERRGGRA